From Thermoanaerobacter uzonensis DSM 18761:
TTTAACTATATAATGGCTAGATTGCAGGTTATAACTCCTTATGGGAAAGAAGAGATGAAAAATGCAAAGCCTTTTAAAAGAGAGGAAAAAGAAAAAGTTATAAAAGAGTATGACTATATTGAATTAATGAGAGGGAGTTTAGAAAAGCACAAAGAGTTGTTTTATAAAATTTTAAAAATACTTTTTAAGATAAAAGATATAAGAAATAGTGTAAAAAGGTGTAAAACTGGCGAAATTTTAGATGAAGTGGAGCTATACGAAATAAAAATATTTTGCCTTTTGAGTGAAGAACTGCGCACTTTTATGGAAAGATTAAAGATTGACATAGAAGATATAAAGCTAAAATCGGTAAAATCTATTTTAGATTTACTTGACCCTCAAAAAAAGAGGATTGCTACTTTTCACATTTATGATGAATATTCACAAAGGCTTAAAGAAATAAGAGAGAAAAAAAGGGAAATTGAAAGACAAATATTTTTAGAGACAGAAAAGGAAAAAATCGAAAAGCTAAAGGAAAAAAGATTAGAGATAGTGGTTTTAGAGCAACAGGAAGAGTTAGAAGTTAAAAAGAGGATTTCTAAAGAGTTGTTTAGCTACACCAGTATATTAGAAGCTAATATAAAAGCTATAGGTCGTTTTGATTTTTTGATGGCAAAAGCTAAATTGTCAATGGAATATGGAGGAATAAAACCCAAGATAAATGAAGACTTAGAGATTAACTTTACGAATGTAATAAATCCTCAGGTTTCAGACATTTTAAAGGCTCAAGGCAAAAAATTTACTCCAATAAGTTTAAAGATAAAAAATGGAACTACTGTTATAACAGGTGCCAACATGGGAGGAAAAACTGTAGCATTAAAAACTATCACTCTTAATCTTTTATTAGGCATAATGGGGTTTTTTGTATTTGCTGAGGAAGCTTCCTTTCCTATTGTAGATTTTATACATTTTGTTTCTGAGGATTTACAGTCTGTATCAAGAGGATTAAGTAGTTTTGGAGCGGAAGTTATTAAATTAAAAGAAATAATAGAGGATGTAAAAAAAGGAAGTGGGTTTATTGCGTTGGATGAGATAGCGAGAGGAACAAATCCGGAAGAGGGATTGTACATTGTAAAAGCTATTTCAAAGTATTTGAATAGCTTTCCTTCTATAACCCTATTAGCCACCCATTATGACGGTGTGGTAGAGGAAAATATGATTCATTATCAAGTAGTGGGACTGAAAAATATTGACTTTGAAATGTTAAAACAAAAAGTTAGCATGAATAGAAACAGTTCGATAGAAATTCTTCAAGAATATATGGATTACAATCTGGAAAGGGTAGATTCTTTTTATGAAGTTCCCAAAGACGCTTTGAACATTTGTAGAATATTGGGCTTAGAAGAAGAAGTTATAAAACTTGCAGAAAAGTACTATAAGAAGGAGGGTTGATATATGAAAAGCAAGCTTAATTTAAATTGGGATATAGTCAATAAGGCGAGAGAGTGCGCAAGAAATATTGCAGAAGATACACAAAAATTTATTGATGCCCATACTACTGTTGCAATTGAAAGAACAGTATGTAGGCTTTTAGGAATAGATGGAATAGATAAGATGGGAGTTCCTCTTCCTAATGTTGTGGTTGACAACATAAAAAATGGAGGGGGGCTTTCACTTGGGGTAGCTTTTTTTATAGGTAATGCTATGCTTTATACAGAACTTACTCCTCAACAGATAGCTGAAAAAGTGGGTAGAAATGAGCTTGACCTTACTAAAATGCCGATGGCGGATTTGTTTGATATAAAACTAGCTGTTCAAGAGGTTGCGGTAAAAACTGTTGAAAAGATAAAAGAAAATAGAAGGAAAAGAGAAGAACTTTTGAAAAAATACGGTGAGAAAGAAGGTCCTCTTCTCTATTTGATTGTAGCAACAGGTAATATCTATGAAGATATTGTGCAGGCACAGGCTGCTGCAAAGCAGGGAGCAGACGTAATTGCGGTAATTAGGACTACAGGACAGAGCCTTTTAGATTATGTACCTTATGGAGCAACTACTGAAGGATTTGGAGGTACTTACGCTACACAAGAGAATTTCCGCCTTATGAGAAAAGCACTTGATGAGGTTTCTGAGGAATTAGGCAGGTATATAAGGCTTTGCAATTATTGTTCTGGTCTTTGTATGCCCGAAATTGCGGCTATGGGGGCTTTAGAGAGATTAGATGTTATGCTAAACGATGCTCTTTATGGGATTCTTTTTAGAGATATAAATATGAAGAGAACAATTATAGATCAATATTTTTCAAGAATTATAAATGGTTTTGCAGGAATTATTATAAACACTGGAGAAGACAATTATTTGACAACTTCTGATGCTTATGAAGAGGCTCACACAGTTTTAGCTTCTCAGCTTATAAATGAGCAATTTGCTCTTTTAGCAGGGATTCCAGAAGAGCAGATAGGATTGGGGCACGCTTTTGAAATGAACCCTGACCTTAAAAATGGATTTTTATATGAACTTGCGCAAGCACAGATGGCAAGAGAGATATTTCCTAAAGCTCCTTTAAAATACATGCCACCTACAAAGTATATGACAGGGAATATTTTTAAGGGACATGTGCAAGATGCTTTATTTAATATTGTGACTATAATGACAAAGCAAAAGATTCACCTTTTGGGTATGCTTACAGAAGCTATACACACGCCTTTTATGTCTGATAGGGCTTTGTCTATTGAGAGTGCAAAGTATATATTCAACAATATGGCAGATATAGCAGATGAGATATACTTTAAAGAAGGTGGAATAATCCAACAGAGGGCTAATGAAGTTCTTATTAAGGCTTATGAGCTATTGAGGGAAATTGAAAAGGAAGGACTCTTTAGAACATTAGAGCAAGGTAAGTTTGCAGGAATTAAAAGGTCAATGAATGGAGGAAGAGGTTTAGAGGGAGTTGTAGAGAAAGACCCAAACTATTTTAATCCTTTCATAGACCTTATGCTAAGAGGTGATAGACAA
This genomic window contains:
- the kamD gene encoding lysine 5,6-aminomutase subunit alpha: MKSKLNLNWDIVNKARECARNIAEDTQKFIDAHTTVAIERTVCRLLGIDGIDKMGVPLPNVVVDNIKNGGGLSLGVAFFIGNAMLYTELTPQQIAEKVGRNELDLTKMPMADLFDIKLAVQEVAVKTVEKIKENRRKREELLKKYGEKEGPLLYLIVATGNIYEDIVQAQAAAKQGADVIAVIRTTGQSLLDYVPYGATTEGFGGTYATQENFRLMRKALDEVSEELGRYIRLCNYCSGLCMPEIAAMGALERLDVMLNDALYGILFRDINMKRTIIDQYFSRIINGFAGIIINTGEDNYLTTSDAYEEAHTVLASQLINEQFALLAGIPEEQIGLGHAFEMNPDLKNGFLYELAQAQMAREIFPKAPLKYMPPTKYMTGNIFKGHVQDALFNIVTIMTKQKIHLLGMLTEAIHTPFMSDRALSIESAKYIFNNMADIADEIYFKEGGIIQQRANEVLIKAYELLREIEKEGLFRTLEQGKFAGIKRSMNGGRGLEGVVEKDPNYFNPFIDLMLRGDRQ
- the kamC gene encoding lysine 5,6-aminomutase reactivase ATPase KamC produces the protein MVINIKFLTEKEREQIGFNYIMARLQVITPYGKEEMKNAKPFKREEKEKVIKEYDYIELMRGSLEKHKELFYKILKILFKIKDIRNSVKRCKTGEILDEVELYEIKIFCLLSEELRTFMERLKIDIEDIKLKSVKSILDLLDPQKKRIATFHIYDEYSQRLKEIREKKREIERQIFLETEKEKIEKLKEKRLEIVVLEQQEELEVKKRISKELFSYTSILEANIKAIGRFDFLMAKAKLSMEYGGIKPKINEDLEINFTNVINPQVSDILKAQGKKFTPISLKIKNGTTVITGANMGGKTVALKTITLNLLLGIMGFFVFAEEASFPIVDFIHFVSEDLQSVSRGLSSFGAEVIKLKEIIEDVKKGSGFIALDEIARGTNPEEGLYIVKAISKYLNSFPSITLLATHYDGVVEENMIHYQVVGLKNIDFEMLKQKVSMNRNSSIEILQEYMDYNLERVDSFYEVPKDALNICRILGLEEEVIKLAEKYYKKEG